GTATAGAGCAGCGGAAGATAATGATCAGGAGTAGGAACGGCATACTGAAGGAAAGTTCCCTGTTTCTGATAATCAATGACATTCTGAAAATTTCCGTCCAGAAGCCAGTTATTTGTTTTCTCACGAGCTTCTATAGCCCAATCCCAGCCGGCTCCCACTGTATTTATATTTTTCCAGTCGATCAGACGGAGATTGTGAACAATATTTCCGCTTCCGATGATCAGAATTCCTTTCTCTCTTAGTTTATTCAGCCTTTTTGCAAGATCATAATGATACTGCGGAGGTTTCGTATAGTCTATGCTAAGCTGAATTACAGGAATATCAGCATTAGGATACATATGTCTGATCACTGACCAGGCACCATGGTCTAATCCCCAACTGTGGTCTTCTTGCACATCTACCGGTAACAGAAGTTCAGCTGTTTCTTTAGCCAGTTCAGGATTTCCAGGAGCAGGATATTGTACATCAAACAGCTCTTTAGGAAAACCGTAAAAATCGTGGATCGTTTTAGGCATATCCATTGCCGTTACAAAAGTTCCCTGGGTATACCAGTGGGCAGAAATACACAGGATAGCATGAGGCTTAGGTATTTCTGTAGCCGCTTTTCGGAAACCCTGTACAAACTGATTTTCTTCAATAGCATTCATTGGTGAGCCATGCCCAAGAAATAAAACAGGCATTCTCTGTGTGTTTCCAAAACTTTCGCTTATACTTTGAAGATCGTTGAGGTTCATAAATATTGAAGATTAATAAAAAATAAAAGGTTCAAGGCTTTTAGACAAATCCCTGAACCTTCCATAATAGGTGTTAAAAAATTATGCCTGTTTTACAAACTGTAATTCACCAGCTACCTTTACGTCATCACTTACCATTACACCTCCCGCTTCAAGAGCTGCATTCCAGTTTAGTCCAAAGTCTTTTCTGCTGATTTTCCCTTCAAAAGAGAAACCTGCTTTTGTATTTCCCCATGGGTCAACGTTGATTCCTCCGAAGTCTACGTCAAGAGTTACAGATTTTGTGATTCCATTAATCGTAAGATTTCCTACAACTGTATCGTTTAACGCCTGAGATTCAAAAGTGATCGTAGGGTGGTTTTCAGCATTGAAGAATTCAGCAGACTTCAAGTGATTATCTCTGTCTGTATTATTTGTGAAAACAGAATCTGTCTCAATAGTTGCTGTTGTTTTGGCATTGGCAAAAGTATCATCTTCAGCTTCAATTTCTGCATTGAAAGTTCTGAAGCTTCCTTTTACGTTAGAGATCATCATGTGTTTTACTTTGAAAGTAATTTCACTATGCGTTGGGTCTAGGTTCCATTTTGTAGCCATTGTATTTTGTATTTTTTGTTTGTTATTAATAATGCAAATTTAGGATAGACTATCTATACAAGTCATTGATATAGGATAAGAAATGAAATTAAGTTTAAAATTGAAAGTTCAGAATTGAAAATGATCAATCTCTTCCCAGAATCATTTAATTTTATCCATTATCCATTATCCATTATCCATTATCCATTATCCATTATCCATTATCCATTATCCATTATCCATTATCCATTATCCATTATCCATTATCCATTTTCAACCTTCAATTTTCCATTTTCAACTTAAAAATACTTAGTATTAAGGTAAGAATAATTTTCATCAATTCATGATTTTCATTTTATGAATGTTTTAATTTAACATTTCTTAACGGGTGATTTTTATTTCTTATTTTTGAGGGATTCAATTTTATACAATGAAATTACATAAGTTTTCTTTATTGATGCTGGTTGTAGGCAGTTCAGCATTTGCCCAGAGCCAGAAATTTACGATGGCGGAAGCTGTAAATGGAATGAGAACCAATCTTGCAGTGAAAAATATTTCACAATTTTCATGGTCTGCAGATGGAAAATCATATATCCAGGCAGTAAAAGGAGGTTATCTGATCACAGATCTGAAAACCAATAAACAAGATACATTGATATCCCTGACTCAATTGAACAGACAGTTTTCGAATGACAAACTGAAAGCTGTTCCGCCAATCAGGTTTACAAGCACTTCCAACGGTTACTTTACTACGGCAGGTAAAATGTCCTGGATAGAAAAATCAGGAAACGGCTGGAAAGTAAAAAATTCGGCAAACGTAGATCAGGATGCTGCCAATGTAAAAATGTTCGGGGACGGACAGACGTTTGCTTTTACGGCAAAGAATAATTTATTTGTGAATAAAAATGGTAAAACCATTGCTGTAACAAATGAAGCCAATGAAAATATCATCAGCGGACAGGCTGTTCACAGAAACGAATTTGGTATTGACACAGGAATCTTCCCTGCTCCTAATTCTGAAAGTGTAGCTTTCTATAGAATGGATCAGAGTATGGTAGCAGATTACCCGATCATTGACTGGTCTGTGACTCCTGCCGTTAATCATAATATTAAATACCCGATGGCAGGCCAGGCTTCTCATCAGGTAACTTTAGGTGTTTTCAATATTAAAACACAATCTACTACTTTCCTGAAAACTGAAGGGGAAAAAGACCAATACCTAACAGCAGTTACCTGGAGTCCGGATTCAAAATATATCTTTGTAGGAGTTTTGAACAGAGGGCAGAATCATATGAAAATGAATCAGTATGATGCAGCCACCGGAGAATTGGTGAAAACTTTATTTGAAGAAACAGACAGTAAATATGTTGAGCCTCAGCATCCGCTTACTTTCTTCCCGAATTCCAATACAGATTTTATCTGGCAGAGCCAGAGAACAGGATACAACCATTTGTTTCACTATAGCCTTGAAAAAGGGCTGATTGCACAGATTACAAAAGGAGATTGGTTGGTAACCGATATTTTAGGATTTAATGAAAAGAAAAAGGAAATCTATTTCACGTCTACAAAGGAAACTCCTTTGGAAAGGCATTTATATAGAATCAACTGGACTAATTTCAAAATGCAGAGACTGGACAGTGCTGAAGGGATGCATATCGGAACTTTAAGCAGTGACGGAAATTATCTGTATGATGCTTATAGCAATGCAAACTCTCCAAGAGTTGGCAATATCATTAATACTGCTAATTTAAAATCTACCAATATCCTTACTTCTGAAAATCCTTTAAAGAATTATCAGAGACCGGAAATTAAAAATATAGAATTAAAAGCTGATGACGGAACGCCTTTATATGGGAAAATCATTCTTCCAACAAATTTTGATCCTAATAAAAAGTATCCTACAATTGTTTATCTGTATAACGGCCCACACTTACAGCTGATTACAAACAGTTTCCCTGCTTCAGGAAATCTGTGGTATGAATACATGGCTCAAAACGGATATATCATTTTCACAATGGATGGAAGAGGTTCTTCTAACCGCGGATTAAAATTCGAGCAGGCAGTATTCAGAAATCTGGGAACTACAGAAATGAACGACCAGATGAAAGGAGTAGATTACTTAAAATCTCTTCCATATGTAGATGCTGAAAAAATGGGAATCCATGGATGGAGCTTTGGAGGATTTATGACAACAAGTTTTATGCTTCGTAAGCCAGATGTATTCAAAGTTGGAGTTGCAGGAGGACCGGTAATCGACTGGAGTATGTATGAAATCATGTATGGAGAAAGATATATGGATACTCCACAGGAAAATCCACAAGGATATGCAGCAGCCAATCTTTTGGATAAAGTTCAGAACCTGAAAGGAAAACTACTGATGATTCATGGGGCGCAGGATGACGTAGTGGTTTGGCAGCATTCTATAAAATTCATCAAATCTGCAGTTGATAATGGTGTTCAGTTGGATTACTTTACTTATCCGGGGCACCCGCATAATGTAATTGGTAAAGACAGAGTTCACTTAATGCAAAAGATTACAGATTATTTTGATCTTTATCTGAAGAAATAATAATAAAAAACCAGTCTAAAATTTTAGACTGGTTTTTTTTAATAATGCTATTGGGAAAACACAAAGGCGTAAATTTATTGAATACCTCATGTTGTAAGACAGAAAGATTTTTTCTGTGATAAAATTGTATACCTCTAATACCATATGAATGAAGTATTGCTGAAAATCTTCGGCATCTTACTGCGGTATGAAAATGAAGAATTCTTATACTTGTGCGTTTTTCCAACAAGAACCCCATTAGTTTCCGTGGGTACTTCCGTTCTTAACAAACATCAATGCTTTTGATTTTTCATAGTGGTATCTTTGTATATCTAAAATCAACAATATGGAATTAGGAATAGGAATGTTCGGAGATCTGGCTTTTGACCAGTCAACCGGTAAATATAGAGAGGCAGGAACTAAAATCCGTGAAATACTGGATCAGGTGAAGCTGATGGATGAGGTGGGAATTGATGTATTTGCGATGGGAGAACACCACCGCCCGGATTACGCAGTTTCCTCTCCGGAAATGGTTCTGGCAGCAGCAGCAAGTATTACTAAAAATATAAAACTGGCGAGCGGAGTAACTGTTTTAAGTTCTTCAGAGCCTGTAAAAGTATATGAAGACTTTTCTACACTGGACTTGATTTCAGACGGAAGAGCAGAAATATTTGTAGGGCGTGGAAGCTTCATAGAATCGTTTCCTTTATATGGTTATTCATTGAATGATTATGAAGAACTTTTTGATGAAAAGCTTGAATTATTATTAAAAATCAACTCTGAAGAAAATGTAACCTGGTCTGGAAAACTTCGCGCTCCGATGCAGAACCAAACAGTTTACCCAAGAGCAAAAAATGATGGGAAACTTTCCATCTGGAGAGCTGTGGGAGGAACTCCTCAGTCCGTTTTAAGTGCTGCCCAGTTAGGAATGCCTTTAGTAGTCGCTATTATTGGCGGAATGCCTGCCCAATTCAGAAATCTGATTGAATTTTATAAGCAGGAATATCAAAAAGCAGGGCATGATGTCTCCAAAATGCAGATTGCCGTTCATTCGCATACTTTTGTAAGTGATGATCAGAATGTTGTAGATGGGTATTTCCATAATTATAAATCACAGATGGATAGGATAGGAGCTTCCAGAGGCTGGGCTCCTTATACCAAAGCGCAGTATGAAGGCGGAAGAAGTAAAGACGGAGCTTTATTTATAGGAAGCCCCGCAGAAGTTGCTGATAAAATTGCTTACATGAAAGAACTTTTCGGGATTACAAGGTTTATCGGGCATATGGATGTAGGAGATCCTGCTCATGATGTGATGATGAAATCTATTGAGTTATTTGGAAAAGAAGTAAAACCCGTTGTCGGGAGTTTATAAAAATGAAACCGCTGTTGATATATTCAACAGCGGTTTTTTATAAGTGGTCACAAAAATTTATAGGGTCTGATAAAAGACAATCGCAATCTGAGGATGAAATGGAAACATAAAGGTCTCAAAACCATTTTCCTGATCTGTTTCATTACTCAAGAGGTATTTATTGTCAATAATATCAATAAGCAGAAGTTCCGGAGTAAAAAAAGTAAGACCCACTTTATGTTTGGAAGCATCTTCCATATGGGAAGAAACCAAATCTAATGTGAAACTGTCAACCGGAAAGAATGTATTTCCCAAAACATCCGGAAGACTTCTGATAACACCTCCTAATTGGGTAACATAATTACCTGCAGCACTGCTTAATAGAAAAGGAATTTGTTTCGCATTCGGATTATTTTGCAGTAACTCCCAATAGTTCTTCACCGGATTTTCTTTATCATCAAAAACCTGATGCTGAATTTTATATTCAAAATAGGTATCCTCAAAAATATACCGGTCCCAAGCCATTTCAGAAGACTGATCAATCACAATACGAAAGGCAAGTTTTACTTTTTTCATAGCTTAAAAAGATAAAGGTGTTCTTCAACCGATCTCGGCTCTTTCCAATCAGTTTAGATTTCCATAAAAATGACAAGAGCATCTTCACTCAAAGCCTCAAATTCCAGCTCCTGAATTTGCCAGAGTAAAATGGCATCCCGGTTTTCCAGCAATCTGTTTTGAAATTCGAAAGCTCCATTCACTACAATTCCGAAAATAGATTTTTCTGAATCTTTCAAAGCATAGAATCCTTCAGCACGACCGTTGTAAAGACCAATGAAATTAGGAAATGGTAAGGTTGCTGAAATTCTGAAAAAATTGTTTTCTAAGGCAAAATCAAGCTCCTTTTTGGAAAAGGATAGAATATTTTCCTGCTTTTCAAACTCAAAGATCAAAAGATCCGTTTTGTCATGATAAACCAGGTTTTTAATAACAATTTCTTTTCCTGCTTCACTGTTGAAAGTAAGAGACTTTCCGGCAGAGATACTCTCATAAAAATCGCTGATAATTATTTCTCCGTAAAGGGGAAGAATAAGAATAGTTCTCTCACCTTCAAAATTAAGCCTTAATTCTCCTCCAATATTCAAAACCGCTTCTTTTACACTGAGTAAAGCGTTAATTTTTTCTTCATTCTTGAAAATTTCAGTCATTGTATACTGTTCGGTTTCATTCCAAACTCTGAAATCGTTCTTTAAAATCTTTGACGGGGTTTGAACCAACATATTCTTTTGAACTTAATAGTTCCACCAAGCACAGACCGGTACATTGCTTTTGATTTTACACTTCGGGTATATATGAATTATCATGATGCCTGTGCTTTTTGTGGAAATGGGTAAAACACTAAGATTAAAAAAAATCCTCCTGGGTTTTAGCCAGAAACTTTTATAGTATGGGTAAGGGCGAAACCTCCGCTTACACTTCCTGAAATAACGGACATTTCGTTGGAGGTTCCATCACTGAAAACATTGTCATTCGCATTGTATGTATAACCGTTCATTCCTTTGTAGCCGGTACTTGCTGCAACCTGAACTACAGCACTGTTACTTCCTTCAGGAAAAGCAATCTGCGTAACCAGCAGTGACTGCCCTGCTGAATTATAAATATGAACATGGATATGGGTAGCTCTTCCATTATACCAACCCGGAAAAATTGAAGTAAATTTCACCTGCCCGTTAGCATCTGTGGTTTGTCTTCCTCTTAAAAAATGAACCGCTGTGTAGTTGGTAGACTGCATTCCTGATCCTCCGTATTCAGAATAATTTCCATCTTTGTCACAATGCCAGAGATCTACAAAAGCACCCTGCAAAACAGCACAGTCTGTATTCACATTCTGGACTGTAATGGTGATGGAAAAAGGTATTCCGGTTCTGTCATTCACAATATTACTTTGAACTAAGGTTGAGGGTGATTTTGTAGGAAAAGGCCCTTCAGTTTCGCTATTGGTGACAGAACATCCTGTGGATGCTGATCCCGAAGAAGTATTGGAAGATGAATCTGTTGTATCATCACTTCCGCAATGGATTAAAAGAGGAGCGGCAACGGCAGTTACCCCTGCTAAACCCAGGCTTTTCAGAAAGCCCTTTCTATTCATTGTTTTCATAATACAGGGTTTTTAAGGTTAATACTTTAAAAGACAATGAGTATAAGTTCTTCATCCTCTTGAATTTCTTATCCAAAAATATTCTCAAAAAATGATACAGTAAAATTTATGAGGTAAACAAATAAAATGTGTCGGTAAATGAGTGTTTTTTAGGAGACGTTAAGAATTGCAGATGCAGATATTCTGAGATTT
This genomic window from Chryseobacterium sp. MEBOG06 contains:
- the ygiD gene encoding 4,5-DOPA dioxygenase extradiol, translated to MNLNDLQSISESFGNTQRMPVLFLGHGSPMNAIEENQFVQGFRKAATEIPKPHAILCISAHWYTQGTFVTAMDMPKTIHDFYGFPKELFDVQYPAPGNPELAKETAELLLPVDVQEDHSWGLDHGAWSVIRHMYPNADIPVIQLSIDYTKPPQYHYDLAKRLNKLREKGILIIGSGNIVHNLRLIDWKNINTVGAGWDWAIEAREKTNNWLLDGNFQNVIDYQKQGTFLQYAVPTPDHYLPLLYTLGLKDQSEDLTLFNDELIGGSLSMTSVRIG
- a CDS encoding YceI family protein codes for the protein MATKWNLDPTHSEITFKVKHMMISNVKGSFRTFNAEIEAEDDTFANAKTTATIETDSVFTNNTDRDNHLKSAEFFNAENHPTITFESQALNDTVVGNLTINGITKSVTLDVDFGGINVDPWGNTKAGFSFEGKISRKDFGLNWNAALEAGGVMVSDDVKVAGELQFVKQA
- a CDS encoding S9 family peptidase; this encodes MKLHKFSLLMLVVGSSAFAQSQKFTMAEAVNGMRTNLAVKNISQFSWSADGKSYIQAVKGGYLITDLKTNKQDTLISLTQLNRQFSNDKLKAVPPIRFTSTSNGYFTTAGKMSWIEKSGNGWKVKNSANVDQDAANVKMFGDGQTFAFTAKNNLFVNKNGKTIAVTNEANENIISGQAVHRNEFGIDTGIFPAPNSESVAFYRMDQSMVADYPIIDWSVTPAVNHNIKYPMAGQASHQVTLGVFNIKTQSTTFLKTEGEKDQYLTAVTWSPDSKYIFVGVLNRGQNHMKMNQYDAATGELVKTLFEETDSKYVEPQHPLTFFPNSNTDFIWQSQRTGYNHLFHYSLEKGLIAQITKGDWLVTDILGFNEKKKEIYFTSTKETPLERHLYRINWTNFKMQRLDSAEGMHIGTLSSDGNYLYDAYSNANSPRVGNIINTANLKSTNILTSENPLKNYQRPEIKNIELKADDGTPLYGKIILPTNFDPNKKYPTIVYLYNGPHLQLITNSFPASGNLWYEYMAQNGYIIFTMDGRGSSNRGLKFEQAVFRNLGTTEMNDQMKGVDYLKSLPYVDAEKMGIHGWSFGGFMTTSFMLRKPDVFKVGVAGGPVIDWSMYEIMYGERYMDTPQENPQGYAAANLLDKVQNLKGKLLMIHGAQDDVVVWQHSIKFIKSAVDNGVQLDYFTYPGHPHNVIGKDRVHLMQKITDYFDLYLKK
- a CDS encoding LLM class flavin-dependent oxidoreductase — protein: MELGIGMFGDLAFDQSTGKYREAGTKIREILDQVKLMDEVGIDVFAMGEHHRPDYAVSSPEMVLAAAASITKNIKLASGVTVLSSSEPVKVYEDFSTLDLISDGRAEIFVGRGSFIESFPLYGYSLNDYEELFDEKLELLLKINSEENVTWSGKLRAPMQNQTVYPRAKNDGKLSIWRAVGGTPQSVLSAAQLGMPLVVAIIGGMPAQFRNLIEFYKQEYQKAGHDVSKMQIAVHSHTFVSDDQNVVDGYFHNYKSQMDRIGASRGWAPYTKAQYEGGRSKDGALFIGSPAEVADKIAYMKELFGITRFIGHMDVGDPAHDVMMKSIELFGKEVKPVVGSL
- a CDS encoding intradiol ring-cleavage dioxygenase; this encodes MKTMNRKGFLKSLGLAGVTAVAAPLLIHCGSDDTTDSSSNTSSGSASTGCSVTNSETEGPFPTKSPSTLVQSNIVNDRTGIPFSITITVQNVNTDCAVLQGAFVDLWHCDKDGNYSEYGGSGMQSTNYTAVHFLRGRQTTDANGQVKFTSIFPGWYNGRATHIHVHIYNSAGQSLLVTQIAFPEGSNSAVVQVAASTGYKGMNGYTYNANDNVFSDGTSNEMSVISGSVSGGFALTHTIKVSG